Below is a genomic region from Rhododendron vialii isolate Sample 1 chromosome 5a, ASM3025357v1.
TTGGCACATGGGTGTATTAAAAATCTTTGGTCTTGTGAATATAAAAGCAACTTATTTCCACTGCTTTCAACTCATCAAAACATACCATTTCAGTGTTCCAAAAGATCTGTGGACTTGGGCAATATGATCAACCCAAAGAAACTCATGAAATTTGCAAGAAAGTGGCAGAAATTGGCTACCATTGCAAGGAAAAGAATTTCATGTCCAAGTGCCAATGTTGATGTCAATACCAATTGCAGCAGAAGCAGCTACTCGACATCAGTAGCCGATAAGGGCCATTTCGTTGTCTACTCGACGGATAGAAAACGCTACGTTTTCCCCATGAAGTATCTCAACAATGACATCTTCAGGGCGCTCCTCGAGTTGTCTGAAGAAGAGTTTGGACTACCGAGCAATGGACCGATCAAATTGCCATGTGACGCTGTTTCTATGGACTACGTAGTTTCTTTAATCCAACGAGGCATGGCGGAAGGTGTAGAGAGAGCTCTGCTTTTGTCAATAGCAACTAGTAGATGGGCATTGTCTTGCTCTCAACATCAAGAAATAACAAGCCAGCAATTGCTGGTCTGCAGCGTTTAGACCCATTTCCGTCACAagctttttgtatttattttttcttaaaatgcATCACATGTTTTTGTATATTCTCCATAAATTGTAGTCTGATGCATTGGAGAATATATGGAAGATTGTTTCTTTCCACTTACTTCAGAAACAAAGCAGTAGATAGTTGAATTAGGCTTCTTTGGAGTCTACACTGCAGAGAGCGGTCCGTGTAATCTCAACCATctaaaaagtgtttttaatgatGAGGTTTTGTTGAAAGTTTCTTCCAAGGAAGAAACTACTCTTCTTGGGAAGAGTTTTTCAAAATCTGGGCTATTAATTGTTGTGTTCAACAGTCGACATGGGATTGCAGAGGCTTCTCTGCAATTAGACTACAAAGAAGCCGGATTCTACATAGGTTGCGTTCTTTTAAACATATCTTACAATAAGTtggtttgtcattatttgaatttttttcatatttgttagttttgctccaaacttttatggattattgattcgtctcgacaaaaggaatcagaaaagtaaaaaaaaaaagacttttacccaagtattttaaaaactaaccactttttagctgaaaaagtgaaataagaggttattttccaaaatatttggataaaaaatatattttttactgttccgattcctctcgtcgagacaaatcaataattcacaaaagtttagcacaaaactaataaaaatttaaataataacaaaCCAAGTTATTTTaagataaatttaaaaaaacgcAGCCATAATTTCAGTTTTCTTACCAAAAAGAAGACCAAAAGTTCATTGGACTGGTTGAAGATCCATGAGGCCCAGCCCATGAAAGTGGCAAAGTTGTATACCTCTAAGTGGTGGTCTTTCATTTGTGGTTAAAGTAGGAGAAAGTCCAGCATCAACTTTCTTCTTTTGGGCCCCCTTTATATTGGTATATAATATACTGACTAAATGGATGTTTGAGTGTTTTGATTTGTAGATGGAAATGAGTTGCTTTTCACTTTCAACTGGAAAAGTATTGGAGGACCATTTGTAGTGgcaacaaaagagagagagatttcaacTTGATTTTGACATTCTTCCTTACCTTTTGaaatgagattaaatttttCCCACCAGCGGTGGAAAACCCcacatttttctctttcaactgGAAAATTATTGGAGGACCATTTGATAGTGGTAACAAAAGAGAGACAGATTTCAACTTGATTTTGGCATTCTTCCTTACTTTTtgaaatgagaataaattcttccCACCAGCGGTGGAAACCCCACGTTTTCACCACCACATTTTTCGGTCTTACCatgtgtttattgttgatctgaaccgtttatcttGTAGACCTCACATAGTATGTGtccatgtaaaaaataaacttgatcggacatcgataagagtatcaaaaattaatttttgctttgtaaaatggatagtttatctttattattattgacagaaattagatcgttcattttataaagcaaaattcaaattttgatatctcTATCGACTTCCGATCAAGTatattttttgcatggcaatactatattgcgtgtcttaaaatatgaacagttcaaatcacAACAATAGACACTCGGTGGGACCCATAGTAGGCGATGGTGAAAAAGTGGGGTTTTACACCGGCGGTGGATatattttattctcttttgaaAACTGGATTGCATGCGAGTATATCCTCGAGGATAAAGAATAACTAGAGCTTTGCCTGGTCATTTAAAAAACTCTTAGCGTCTTTGAAATCTAGATTTTGACATTCTTCCTTAATTACTTTTTGAAATGGgattaaattcttttcaccGGCAGTAGGAAATCCTAcgtttccaccaccacctttttcgATTCTACcgtgtgtttattgttgatctgaaccgttcatcttttaGACTCTACATATTAGTGTGTCCATgccaaaaataaacttgatcggacatcgataggagtatcaaaaattgatttttgtgttgtaaaatggatagtttatctttattattattgacagaaattagatcgttcattttatagaccaaaatccaaattttgatatatctatcgacttccgatcaagtatattttttgtatggcaatactatattgcgtatcttaaaatatgaacagttcagatcacAACAATAGACACTCGGTGGGGTCCGTAGCAAGCGGTGGTAAAAAAGTGGGGTTTTACACCGGCGGTAGATATAATTTACGGAaaagatataggtaccgacggatttcccaccgaaatcgtaccgacgacctcgccgggccgtctccggccaccgggcggccaatccgaaccgtccaataattctaaaaaaaaaaaccgaggggctcAACTTGAGAAACAATGGCATCCAATGTGTATAGGgtgttggatcaagcactttttTTCGTGTGAAAGAGtgttggatcaagcactcttttacatatatacacgaaaaaaagagtgcttgatccaacaccctacacacatcggatgctgttGTTTCTCGAGtcaggcccctcggtttttttttatagaattattggacggttcggatcgaccgtccggtggccggagactgcccggcgaggccgtcggtacgatttcggtgggaaATCCGTCGGTACGGCTAGCAGCACtctataatttattctcttttgaaATCTGGATTGCATGCGAGTATTGCCTCGAGGATTATTCCCAATAGTTGGTTGAGGATAAAGTATAACTAGAGCTTTGCCCGGTCATTTAAAAAACGCGGgtatgtttggttggatggaatcaAGGTTGGAATGGAATAATCATTCCAATGGCTTACTTATTCCAATGTTTGGTTCACTATTGAATAATGGAATGATGATTCCAAATAGAATCACTATTCACCTTAATAAAGAAATTGTCATTTCATCCAAAAACTAAGGAAttgttattccatttctttgtcacaccaaaattactagtgcCACTCTAACATTCACTATTGCCACACCtcaaattactattgccacttcaaaaaatgctattgccactccaaaaattactattgtcactccaaaaaatgctattgcCACACTATTTCATTGGAGATGAGAATGGCTATTCCTAAGCACAACTAAACATGAGAATGGGAATGATTATTCTATTCTCAATTCCTCCAATTCTATTCATATTTACATTtcattccatccaaccaaacgcaCCCTTAGCGTCTTTGAAGGCCTTTAGCGTCAGTGGAGGATTGTCCGATCGTTAATTTTGAATCTTGGGACTAATCAAGTCTCCGTTAGCTCTAACTCAGACACtcgattatttttaaaaaaataaacccgACAGAGATGGATTCCAAGGTGTAAATATGTACCAATGTATACGTGACATCCACAATCCCTTACCATAAGTAAGTGATGTCCTTTCTGTGTCATTCGGATGGTTCTCATTTAAGTCAGTTGCTTTACTAATATATATGATGATGGCCATTGTGTGCTAGTAAGCCTAGTATTAATTTGATTAACAACGTAGAATCAGTAGTGCCCAGTACAGTAGGAAAGCAACTCAAATTGACCAAAGCGTACGTACTCAGTTCTCAATGGGATAAAGAGTTACCGGGTCCCTATAGAGACCCCAAGTACCTACGCATCCGAACCGTCCATCTCAACTATCAATGGTTTAGGTAGGTTGTTAACTCTTACCAGTAAAAGGGTTAACTTTGACCGGTATGAATGTTTTAGCGAATCTAAACTATCGATTGCGGATACGGATGGTCCGGTTGGCATACTGCAGAGGTGCAGGGACTTGAGGTCACTTTAGGGACCTAGATTCCGGGATAAAGacccccttcccccccccccccccccccaccaacTGGGACAAATCCCACAAAGTTAGTGCAGAATCCTTCTAAAAGGAAAAACCATATGAGGGAAGAATACTCATATGCAGATGAGGATACTCGAACTCTTGACCTCCTagccaactgagctagccccagTTGGTTTCTAAAACTTTATTAAAGATTGGCAAATTGTAGGATGCCTACCGACCGGTTAGTACGGATTTACTTTGTTTCCTTATTACctttggttttaattttttatttggaaaaatcgACGGAATTCAGATtgagtgtgttttttttctttttgaaatggtCAATGCCATATATCATTCAAAACCCAAAGGCATTACAGAAATCATCAAAAGATTTGGAGAGAACCAAAACTACCTTATCTTAGATATAGGCACCTACTGCAAATGCAAGCCGGTGAAACTTCGATACATAAGAACAATCGCAAAAGAAATAGCAGAGAAACTAACAAGGGTCTCCACTTCAAACCTTAGGAGACCACATATGAAATCTTAGCTAGCTTCACGACCGTAATTCGAGTTTGGTCCTCATTTAAATTCAACCAAAACTGAACCCAAAAAATCCGAGCCAAGTGTACATAACTAGGGGTGAGAATTTCCGACACAAGAGAATACGACAAGAAGTTAGTGGGTTAGAGTCAACTATTTCTGACACggaacacgaatatgacacgatACGATAATACGGAAAACTAAATAAGTCGGATTTGGATTAAGAGAATTTGACACAAATATGTGATGACACAATACAACACgagaatttatgaaaggacaCGATAACACAACACGAACCCGATACGAAGTTAGTGGGTTAAGGTCAGCTATTTCCGACGCGAAACATGAATACTAAACGACGCGAtaacacgaaaagctaaacaggtTGGATTAAGGTTGAGAGAATTTTGACACAAACACAACCCGACACAATGCCCACTCCCAACATAAATGTATGTGTGTGCGAGCACACACAGTTACCTAATATAGTACACACTGAGAAAATGATGGGCATTTGGTTGATAACCATTAACCTATACATCCTATCGGAAACCCGAACTGTGCTATACACACAAATAAATAGGTAATAGATcttgcacatatttttgtgtgggacccactacgggtctcacacaaacaatCCAATATGTTCATTAAGGTTCCGTTTGgttggatgtaaaatattttacaattgaaattatttttcatgtaaaatattttacaggaaaatacaaattttacaaattttacaaattttaCACAAATAATAATTTGCACGGAGTAGTATTAAAGTGA
It encodes:
- the LOC131325570 gene encoding auxin-responsive protein SAUR67-like; amino-acid sequence: MSSNHRAENNNRVQLDHLLSTLLIHLAHGCIKNLWSCEYKSNLFPLLSTHQNIPFQCSKRSVDLGNMINPKKLMKFARKWQKLATIARKRISCPSANVDVNTNCSRSSYSTSVADKGHFVVYSTDRKRYVFPMKYLNNDIFRALLELSEEEFGLPSNGPIKLPCDAVSMDYVVSLIQRGMAEGVERALLLSIATSRWALSCSQHQEITSQQLLVCSV